Genomic segment of Arachis hypogaea cultivar Tifrunner chromosome 16, arahy.Tifrunner.gnm2.J5K5, whole genome shotgun sequence:
taaagaaaaagtctagggggccagcaacttttgtgttttctggccaacatttaaccatcaaaacaaaactgagtgatctcccaccattagatgtaatctcacaccattaaaaacattattgatggccaattgatggttacaaaacaccaaaattgctgGCTCCTAGCATTCCtcatgattaaaaattaaaagaattgacatatttaatttaaatataaatactttTACCTCTAATTAATAACTACATATATATTTGGcatacataaatatttttttcaagatcCGCCTAAGTTGTCCATCATGGCAACTTTTAACATACACGAAGACATCAATTGAATTAGCCTAGAACACACATCTGATAAATTTCCTGTTGAACATTATCCTACATAAGTATAGAGAGAGACAAAGTACAAAACTAACCGTGAGGGTTGTTGGCAAGAACCATTGAACTCTGCTCGAGCTTTGAGTAAGCATTGAGGCCAGCAGTATCAGAACCTATTAGGCAGCACCATATTCTTAATGGATTGCACAACAAATTGATAGCAGTGATACATGGTTATATGGAAATAGAGACTTACGTCGTCCACAATGAGCTTTCCAGGCTCAAGGGTCCTCAATGCCCCACGTGTGACGGCACAGTGAGGGTTAGGAACAAGCAGCTCACTACAAATTAAATTGGTTAGTAGGTTGTGGCCAGTTAAGTTGGAAACACCACACGAATTCATATAGAAGCAACTTAGTATTAGCAAGAAGTGGAACACCTTGAGGTTGAAATTCTCACATGAATGCCAACATTTAATAGAATTAGAAATCCTGATAACTATATGTAAATTGCTTGTCGAAAACAcaagaaaatgaaattgaatcATAACCAGTAGTTTTGTTATCATCTCAAGTTGATGCTATCCATATAGACTCTAAAAGAAACCAACACTATTCGTCATGTGCAAGCAGAAGGCGATGAGACAAAAGTAAGATAGAATTATCAGGGTTAAGCTTACTCTTGGTCCAGGACGTTGTTAAAGATATATGCAGCAGCTGCCAAGTCAAGCCCAACGACTTGCATGTCCTCGGTCGGGAAAAAAGTCATCGGCATGCCCTGCACACCGTGAAGGATGTAGCTAATTATGTTAGTTACTTCATTAACGATGAAAAACATTAACTCAGATCATTGTCTATTACATAACAAATAAAGATGTTATCTTTACCGCTGGGAGGATGGAACCGACTTCCTTTGCCCATCTACTCTTATCAACATGTCGAACCTGTAAGAAATTCTGCTACTCAGCCCATTTCACAACAGGGATGTCCCTACTGCTGTTGTAGGGGCATGATTCTTTTGTTCCGTTCTTTCCTCTTGCAGCATTGAACAATTTCCTTTTTCCCTTTGGAGGTTCAGTTTTAGGTCTCCTTTTCGACACCGAATGGCTTCTGCTGTCCGTCCCCCTGAAGTGATGATATCTTTCCTCCGGGCTGGAAGGTGGTGTGGGGATGGGCACATAGTCTGGATCATCGAAGATGGAGGATGACAGCTTCTGACGTCACTTGTAGGTTCGCAGTGTTGTCCTAGCTTGTTTTTTGGTGGCAGCAGGGGTGGGAGTCTTCATGTCAGAGGAGTTACATGGCATTCCGGAATTGCTTCTTATAATAGGCAAGACAACGTTCTTGGTCAGGCCATGCTTCAGAAGTTCCACCAGTTCAGTGTTGAGAGACTACTGGCGATAAACTTCTTGAGGTCGTCTATCTGGCTCTGGATACCATCCATTTTCCTAATCAACGATGACAGCATCTCAGGCGCGACCTTCGCTCCAAATTCGCCGTCCCTACACGGGTTTAAAAATTCAACTTTAGCACAGTTGATGAGTGTTAGTCACGATATCAACACAGTAGCATCATAACAAACTTTTCAAATGAGACTAAATCCTTCGATACGAAAATCAGAATTCTCATCTAACTGGAGCTTCAACACAAATTATTATAAGACTCAACAAGACTTACGATTTCGGAGAATCAAATGTTGGAGACCCCGGTGATGCCTTCGATGCAGAGTCGCGAGACAAAGTTGGACCGTCTTTAAAGTCCTCCATCTGATCTGCCGAAGATATATGAATCGGTGGGTGGTTCGGTGCGTCCATGCCTGTAAGTTGAAATCCACGAGAGGTACGAACAAAAACTTCCATAAATAGTATAATGGAAAATATTAGAATCCCTACCCGTGAAAGATCCCCACAATGAAGTTGCGTCATTGTCTTGGTTTGGGGACGAAGGCACAGGGAGGAGGAATTGAAGGCGGTATTTGGTGGTTTAGGGTTAAAGGTCACAGTGTTATTAGAGAGCACGGTCGCATCAGATTGTGATGCTGGTGTAATGGGcaattttgatgattttttttatcaatccAATGGTGCTGCAACTTTTATGTAATGGAACGGCAGCCAATTCCATGCCATGGGTTATGAATAAACAGCCATATTATTGGGCAGTTGTTATGTTAAGCCCGAAATGTATAAGAATTTGGGGATGGAACCAATATGGGCTAGCCCAATGTGTTGGGTAgggaaaatgaa
This window contains:
- the LOC112755106 gene encoding uncharacterized protein isoform X1 — protein: MTQLHCGDLSRVGILIFSIILFMEVFVRTSRGFQLTGMDAPNHPPIHISSADQMEDFKDGPTLSRDSASKASPGSPTFDSPKSDGEFGAKVAPEMLSSLIRKMDGIQSQIDDLKKFIASSLSTLNWWNF
- the LOC112755106 gene encoding uncharacterized protein isoform X2, producing the protein MPMTFFPTEDMQVVGLDLAAAAYIFNNVLDQDELLVPNPHCAVTRGALRTLEPGKLIVDDVLILLASMLTQSSSRVQWFLPTTLTQIATGRG